One window of Oscillibacter hominis genomic DNA carries:
- a CDS encoding cysteine hydrolase family protein, producing the protein MRVNDRHLSFYYEMDDDIEAVHIDRPRTALLIIDMQYSQISRPQGRSEAEQVRWEPFYRKIEEVVLPNNQTILKAFRRLGMNVCFAKVVTRKRDGSDRSLNQKGTGFNASYTVDGDPRGEIVAELAPIADEIVVRKGTESALTGTNLRLLLHNMGIDTVVVTGVLTDQCVSSTVRSLADESFQVWLVEDACMAATEAIHNHELEILNNLYCHVINTEELLEALSNS; encoded by the coding sequence ATGCGTGTCAACGACAGACACCTTTCCTTTTACTATGAGATGGACGATGACATTGAGGCTGTCCACATCGACCGGCCAAGGACGGCCCTGCTAATCATCGACATGCAGTACAGCCAGATCAGCCGGCCCCAGGGAAGAAGCGAAGCGGAGCAAGTGCGCTGGGAGCCGTTTTACCGGAAGATCGAGGAAGTGGTGCTGCCCAATAACCAGACGATTTTGAAGGCCTTCCGCCGCCTGGGGATGAACGTCTGCTTTGCCAAGGTGGTGACCCGGAAGAGGGATGGCAGCGACCGGTCGCTGAATCAGAAGGGCACCGGGTTCAACGCCTCCTATACGGTGGATGGAGACCCCAGGGGAGAGATCGTTGCAGAACTGGCACCCATAGCGGACGAGATTGTGGTGCGCAAGGGCACGGAGAGCGCCCTCACAGGCACAAATCTGCGGCTGCTGCTCCATAACATGGGCATTGACACGGTGGTGGTGACCGGCGTGCTGACGGACCAGTGCGTGTCCAGCACCGTGCGGAGCTTGGCGGACGAGAGCTTTCAGGTCTGGCTGGTGGAGGATGCCTGCATGGCCGCCACAGAGGCCATCCACAACCATGAGCTGGAGATCCTCAACAACCTCTACTGCCATGTCATCAATACGGAGGAGCTGTTGGAGGCGCTTTCAAATTCATAA